Proteins encoded within one genomic window of Cyprinus carpio isolate SPL01 chromosome A15, ASM1834038v1, whole genome shotgun sequence:
- the LOC109093311 gene encoding uncharacterized protein LOC109093311, which produces MFLIPVILLLQLGFQDAMSAGIQREIQNARLQQPFTLNCTYNCSSGFTRGTWTWEATPACSKCHWDQKNSKLGDVCTVSLHIPHLIMEQTRYNYSCFSEESDRPGLPRKLELLVTLQVHAESEGQVTPPEADPSLRVKLYRGQTDSDEVFTSFSTIEVMAGTSAKLHCFAPDNNHCEVQWVRENSTLPLTKISDTIVQWSEIKAEDNGRYRCHTKGTCTDQAITVEIEVITSDGFAWAKVFAAFAVSAVVILTAHLVYLCYRKGCKIMDSANIAHERVTSRSAVAIKPIAQDSQSDHEVPYADIVISVRGSSNPDLPDTFNQTSKNQRPRWRDEARAGLLHASADRLHIHSKEVTRKLSTTSEYAVITYSCEALS; this is translated from the exons ATGTTTCTGATTCCTGTGATACTACTTTTACAACTAGGATTCCAAG atgctatgaGTGCTGGAATCCAGCGTGAGATTCAGAATGCAAGACTCCAACAGCCGTTTACTTTAAACTGTACCTACAACTGTTCCAGTGGCTTCACTCGTGGTACATGGACATGGGAAGCCACTCCAGCTTGTAGCAAGTGCCACTGGGATCAAAAAAATTCTAAGTTAGGAGACGTGTGCACTGTGAGCTTGCACATACCTCATCTAATTATGGAGCAAACACGTTATAACTATTCATGCTTTTCTGAAGAGAGTGACCGCCCGGGCCTTCCTCGTAAATTGGAGCTTCTGGTAACACTGCAAGTTCATG CTGAATCTGAAGGACAAGTAACACCTCCAGAAGCCG ATCCATCTCTGAGAGTAAAGTTATATAGGGGTCAGACAGATTCAGATGAGGTGTTTACATCATTTTCCACCATTGAAGTGATGGCAGGAACCTCAGCCAAACTTCACTGTTTCGCCCCTGACAACAATCACTGTGAGGTGCAGTGGGTCAGAGAAAACAGTACCCTCCCCTTGACCAAAATAAGTGACACCATAGTACAGTGGAGTGAAATCAAAGCAGAGGATAATGGACGATACAGGTGCCACACCAAAGGGACCTGCACTGACCAGGCTATCACTGTGGAAATAGAGGTCATCACATCGG ATGGATTCGCCTGGGCCAAGGTCTTTGCAGCTTTTGCGGTGTCTGCAGTAGTTATCCTGACAGCCCATCTGGTGTATTTGTGCTACAGAAAAGGATGTAAGATCATGGATTCTGCAAACATAGCCCATGAAAG GGTTACATCCAGAAGTGCTGTGGCGATAAAGCCAATCGCTCAAG ACAGCCAGAGTGATCATGAAGTCCCTTATGCTGATATTGTGATCTCCGTGAGAGGATCCAGCAATCCGGATCTACCTGACACCTTTAACCAGACTTCAAAAAATCAAAGACCA AGATGGAGGGATGAGGCCAGAGCAGGGCTACTGCACGCTTCAGCTGACAGACTGCACATCCACTCTAAAGAGGTCACTAGGAAATTAAGCACAACGTCTGAATATGCTGTAATTACCTATTCCTGTGAGGCTCTTAGTTAG